Proteins co-encoded in one Arachis hypogaea cultivar Tifrunner chromosome 13, arahy.Tifrunner.gnm2.J5K5, whole genome shotgun sequence genomic window:
- the LOC112738359 gene encoding pollen receptor-like kinase 3, producing MAAVRSNNHNRRSHVFCVFLFIAVSLYSLPLSLSGDAESLQKLKQSFTNGDRLLYTWEPNTSPCENWMGLVCADGMVMGIRLSDMGLSGTINIDALAEIPGLRTLSFTNNSFTGPIPDFSRLGAIKVLLLSYNQFSGPIPSDFFSKLTSLKKVWIDSNSFSGQIPESLMELALLKELHIENNHFTGRIPAVKEDLTSFNASYNNLEGPIPEALARFGENAFAGSGNEKLCGKPLRRSCDSSGLPSSSSYTLPPLDKNQGSGSGSGWGMKIILFLFLAAVAALVFVFVKARRRNDEFGLMGRINSVDSMVDIHVASTNGYRAPEGEGSVGMAKRGDSNKGGARGKGGGMGDLVMVNDERGVFGLQDLMKASAEVLGNGGLGSAYKEAMTNGLSVVVKRMRDMNKMGRDVFDAEMRQFGRMRHKNILGPLAYHYRREEKLFVTEYMPKGSLLYVLHGDRGTAHAELNWPTRLKIVKGIARGLSYLYTQFSTYDLPHGNLKSSNVLLSDDYEPLLGDFGFHPLINPTAAVQAMFAYKSPDYIQYQKVSQKTDVFCLGVLILEIITGKFPSQYHSNGKGGTDVVQRVFTAISESREAELIDPELQGNMGSQTQMLQLIHIGADCTESNPDKRLAMKEAIRRIEEVQV from the exons atggcCGCTGTTCGCTCTAACAACCACAACCGCCGCAGTCACGTTTTCTGCGTGTTCTTGTTCATTGCTGTCTCTCTCTACAGCCTCCCACTGTCTCTCTCAGGCGACGCGGAGTCCCTTCAAAAGCTGAAACAATCCTTCACCAACGGCGATCGCTTGCTGTACACGTGGGAACCCAACACGTCACCTTGCGAAAACTGGATGGGCCTGGTGTGCGCCGACGGCATGGTAATGGGCATTCGCCTCTCCGACATGGGCTTGTCTGGTACCATCAACATAGACGCTCTTGCCGAGATCCCCGGGCTCAGGACCCTAAGCTTCACCAACAACAGCTTCACGGGCCCAATCCCTGACTTCAGCAGGCTCGGCGCCATCAAAGTCCTCTTGCTCTCCTACAACCAATTCTCCGGGCCCATCCCTTCCGATTTCTTCTCCAAATTGACTTCCCTAAAGAAAGTTTGGATCGACTCGAATAGCTTCTCCGGCCAGATACCCGAATCTTTGATGGAGCTAGCGCTTCTCAAAGAGCTTCACATCGAGAACAACCACTTCACCGGAAGGATACCCGCTGTGAAGGAAGATTTGACCTCGTTCAACGCGTCCTACAACAACCTCGAAGGTCCTATACCGGAAGCGCTGGCTAGGTTCGGTGAGAATGCGTTTGCTGGTAGCGGGAACGAGAAGCTTTGCGGGAAGCCGTTGAGGAGAAGCTGCGATAGTAGTGGCTTGCCTTCCTCGTCTTCGTACACGTTACCAccgcttgataagaatcaagggTCAGGGTCAGGGTCAGGGTGGGGCATGAAGATTATCCTGTTTCTGTTCTTGGCTGCAGTGGCAGCGCTTGTGTTCGTGTTCGTAAAGGCGCGGCGGAGGAACGATGAGTTCGGGTTGATGGGGAGAATAAACAGTGTGGATTCGATGGTGGACATTCACGTGGCGAGTACGAACGGCTACAGGGCGCCGGAGGGAGAGGGGTCGGTGGGGATGGCGAAGAGAGGGGATTCGAACAAAGGAGGGGCGCGGGGGAAGGGAGGGGGAATGGGGGACCTTGTAATGGTGAACGACGAGAGAGGGGTGTTTGGGCTGCAGGATTTGATGAAGGCGTCGGCGGAGGTGCTTGGGAACGGGGGGCTGGGATCGGCGTACAAGGAGGCGATGACGAACGGGCTGTCGGTGGTGGTGAAGAGGATGAGGGATATGAACAAAATGGGAAGGGATGTGTTTGACGCTGAGATGAGGCAGTTTGGGAGGATGAGGCATAAGAATATATTGGGGCCTTTGGCTTACCATTACCGTCGGGAGGAGAAGCTCTTCGTTACTGAGTATATGCCCAAAGGCAGCTTGCTTTATGTCTTGCATG GTGACAGAGGAACAGCCCATGCAGAGTTGAACTGGCCGACCAGGTTAAAGATTGTGAAGGGAATAGCAAGAGGGTTGTCATACCTCTACACTCAATTTTCCACCTATGACCTTCCCCATGGAAACCTCAAGTCCAGCAATGTCCTCCTCAGTGATGACTATGAGCCTCTCTTAGGTGACTTCGGATTCCACCCACTCATCAACCCCACGGCCGCCGTTCAAGCCATGTTCGCCTACAAATCCCCTGACTATATCCAGTACCAAAAGGTCTCCCAGAAGACCGACGTCTTCTGCCTCGGAGTCCTCATCCTCGAGATCATTACCGGCAAGTTCCCTTCCCAGTATCATAGCAATGGAAAGGGTGGCACCGATGTTGTTCAACGGGTATTCACGGCGATTTCCGAGTCCAGGGAAGCAGAACTCATCGATCCAGAGTTGCAAGGGAACATGGGATCGCAAACTCAGATGTTGCAGCTTATCCACATTGGTGCTGATTGCACCGAGAGCAATCCTGACAAAAGACTTGCCATGAAGGAAGCCATTAGAAGGATAGAGGAGGTTCAagtgtaa